A segment of the Candoia aspera isolate rCanAsp1 chromosome 8, rCanAsp1.hap2, whole genome shotgun sequence genome:
TGGTTTCATCCTGATACTCTTCACTTTATTACTTGGTAGCTAATTCTCAGGTTACCAGTCTGCAGGGGCGTGAAGGATCAATGACACAAGAGGAAGGCTGACAAAAATTGGTCCTGCAGCAGACATACCAAACTAGCTAAAACTTGGGAATGGGCTGTTGCTGTTTCTTTGGTGGATCTGAAGGAGGGAGAATGAATCTTTTCACTTGTTGATAGAACAACATAATTTTTCCATCCACCCACTCTCTGCCATGAGGATTAGCATGACCTGTATTTGCTGTCTCATAATTTTCACAGAAGGAATGCTTCAGGGTAAGTAAGAATCTTTGCCGCAGGATGGATGAAAGGGACTGCTGATGTGTGCTGGTGTAAGTAAATTGGCACAGAATTGACCCCTGCAGTGCTACTGTTTCCTTTAAAGATcggtgggaattgtagttctggAAGAGAAAAATGATTCTATATTAGAACTTTTTAGAACGGCAGCTGTCAGGATTTCCTAGCCGGAatctattaaaatgaaaaaggtttTTAAATTGTATAATAAGACAACTTTATTCTTAACTCACAAGCATACCGTATTTTAAGTTTCTTAAGATTTGAACTCACTGACTTTCCAAAATTGGGTAATCCCATTTTTCATTCCGCATTTCAGGTATGTAACTAATGCGAACCTTCATCCTAATTTATACTTCTGGAACTCTTGTAACAATATAGAACATCTGACCTCATTCAATGCTTCATAACTTATTCATTGCTTAATAAGAGGAGGATCGCATCCAATCCATTCTTTTAAAAGGCATAGcattaaaacaaaatgctttAATTCATTTGATCACGAATAAAGACAATTGTTTCCCACCCACAATGCTAGATGGTGACATTCCCACAAATTATATCTCTGCTGAATGATCATTGTGCTTATTTTACATGCACTGAAGATTGACCTGAACATCTACAATCTGCCCTTCCATCTTGTTGCCACTTGATTCTCCTGAACACAATATTTTTCTCCACGTTATGTGTGTCTTTTTCTatcaattatttttaagaaaataaattttgttaCACCCAGGCACTGACGCAGCACAGGGGAAATATGCTCAAATGCTATTTAATGAGCTGTTTGAAAACTACTCAAATGCTCTCCGACCTGTTGAAGATACAGACATGGTTCTGAATGTTACTCTTCAGATCACACTTTCCCAAATTAAAGATATGGTAAGCATCAAAATATAATATGcaatataatatattttgaagGGATTTTTTCAAATCTTGTTGGGATAATTGGAATTTAAAACAAGTTGTAGACAGTTTATATAATTATTCCTTACACTGACAGGCAGTTGTTTaatttcaaaactattttttccTAAGCTCATTGATTGCAGGCTAGTTTGTGTGTGACTGAATGATTGGAAGTGAAGATTCTATACATGTTTGAAGGCAAATTTATTAGTGCCTAAACGTGGAAtgccattcccccaccccaccccactcccaacCCTGTTGCCTTCCTTAAAGACCTGAGTGTTCCCCATGCTTTGGGCTAGGATATTAAGTGAGCTTGGTTCATGTGCTTTCTGTGATGGGAGGTTTTTGAATTAGAATTCAGTGCCTTTATACTGTATTCATGGTTGTCGcagatatttcatttatttttattggtgatGTTTTAAATTGTTATCCACTCAGAATCATAGACTGAGAGGACAGCCTTATAAATAAATGCTACTGAAAATGATTTGTCACATTAATTTTTCACTGAagaatatatgaataaatatgatGTCAGCATGAGATAATCTCCTTTCTTTAcattagaaagatttttttttaatgtacagacAGGAAAGTTTATGAGCAACTATGAAATGGAAATGCCTGGTTTTCAAAGATTATACATGCCAGAAATTTTGGAAACCTTCACCGTATGATAGTGAATGACTTTTGTATATAATAGCCTTCCCCCACTTCCAAAATCTATTGGCCCAAATCTCATTAATAAGTTAAAAGCAATCAAGAGTTGAAGGTGACCCTGCAATAGTACATTCCATTTTATGTCTATAACACTTTTTATGATTGACACATGAATGGCAGAAATCATATACAAATAGCAATATGCATGCTTGGGTATAAGAAGTCCCATTTTGAAACCATGAActttctgggaagaaaaaaaaaacatacctgTAATTCTGGTAGGCTTTTTCTAGTCCAGGGTGACTACACATGGGCAACCTTTTAATGGCCAAGAGCCACACTTAACATATGGGAGTTCAGGGTGCAGAGTGAATGGGTCTGATTTCTATTATAGGACTTACCCTACAGCGTCTATGTGATTTTCATTTTACTGTGTCAGGAACTTCTGCTGCTAATGTTCAGTAATTGTGATAAGAGAGAGTTTGAAGGGATAGCAAAGGGCAAGAAGTCTGAGGTCCTGGGATCACAGATTGGCCACAGATAATACTAGGCTAGAGGAATCACCAGCCTAAACTGGTCAGATACCTTCCTATGTTCCTAAGTTAAGGCCTACTATTATTTATAGGATGAGAGAAACCAAATTTTGACAGCCTATCTGTGGATTCGCCAGACATGGTATGATGCCTATTTGAAGTGGGACAAAGACCAATACGATGGATTAGATTCCATTCAGATCCCCAGCAATCTGGTATGGAGGCCAGACATTGTTCTTTATAACAAGTAAGTCTATCTAGAATATTTGCTTAGCAGTTTGCAGAAATGAAATTAATGGTTCCACACATCGTGTGATAATTATCTTTTAAAAGTGTACCCCAAGAATTTGATGAATTTTTGGTGCCAGAAGCCCAGGGGTCCTACTCAGAAATGAAAGAGGGTTTGACAAAAAGCCAATCGCAAACATCAAAGGCAGTTGAAATACTCTTCTAGATCAGAGTTGGTTGCCTTATACAGCTTGAACTAAATGATCCATAGGAAAAAGGCCACAAGTGCAATCATATTGTTATATcaaaagtaaataaagaaaaggagCACATCCAGGAATTCTTAAAGGCAAAATGTCAGTTTCACAGAACTTTCCCCAAAAGTTATCAGCAAGAGAAGCTGAAGAGCCTTTATAAAGATCTCTTACTTAAGTAGGGCAAATGTTGTGGGTAGCAGGCTGATCCATAGGAGAAACCAAAACAGCATTCAAAATAAGTTGGTCGTGTTTAAATGAAGTGCAGAGTTGTTATACAGAGCCTAGCCAGATCTAAGATGCAACAGGGCTATGGACCAAAGAGAGACTGCTATGTCCCACCTTATATAACTCCTAGTAATTATTCTATTTGCAACTCTAGCAGGGAATTAGTAGCTAGAATGTTTGGTATCTGCTGTTCTGGAGGAAACCATTCTTAACTACATTTTGTCTAAGTCTTACTATGCCTGAAGGGAAAAATCATCTCTGTACTCCTTTCTGGTTTCTGAATCCCTCCCTGTGGTCAGCAATTGCTTGTGTGTTTCCCAGCTTCAAGCTTCTCCTGGTTATGATAGTGTCATCAACTACAGTGCTGAAATGCTGAGGGCCCAAGCAACGTCTGAGCAGGAAAACACAGTGTTAGCAGCCAGCTCATGCTTCCGAAGCAGTACTGCAGAGAAGACAATGTGCAGGGAAGCAAGAGCTCCTTTATGCATCCCATCATTCCTCAAGACGTGGAATACACACAGTAAAGTTCTGCATCACACAAGATAGCAAACGAAGTGCATACGATCACATGTAACAAAAGTCTGTCCAGTATGGCCTTGAAGTCCTTTATGAGGCAACCCCCATAGTCAATATATTCCACTCCTCATTACATTGGGTATATTGTGTATTGTTCTGTCTGTTTTTTAGGGCTGATGATGACTTTTCTGAAGCTGTGAACACAAATATTGTATTAAGGTATGATGGGAAGATCACTTGGGATGCACCAGCCATAACAAAAAGTTCATGTGTGGTGGATGTATCCTACTTTCCTTTTGATAGCCAGCAGTGCAATCTGACCTTTGGTTCTTGGACCTACAATGGTAATCAAGTAGATATCTTCAATACGTTAGACAGTGGCGACCTCTCAGACTTTATAGAAGATGTGGAGTGGGAGATTCATGGCATGCCAGCTGTTAAGAATGTGATCACTTATGGCTGTTGCTCAGAGCCTTACCCAGATGCTACATTCACTGTTATCTTGAAAAGAAAGTCATCTTTCTATATATTTAACCTGCTGCTTCCTTGTCTCCTGATATCTTTTTTGGCTCCACTGGGATTCTACCTTCCTGCAGACTCTGGAGAAAAAGTATCTCTTGGAGTTACTGTTCTGCTTGCTCTAACTGTATTTCAGCTAATGGTTGCAGAAAGCATGCCTCCTTCTGAAAATGTACCCTTGATAGGTAGGTATTTGCATGTACTTATACTAACTTTCACAaaccacagggtttttttttcctccaaacttTAAAGAAACCTGATAAAGTTACTGAGGCTTCTGAAATAAGTGACTACGATAACTGAAAGCAGTTCCTTTGCTCTAGAGCGAAGCCAGGTTTGAGGGAACTAGATTTGTTACTGCTGCTGAGTTAGAATGATTGAGATCAAACAATATCTAGCCTAACCTCTTCCTAATGCTATTATAGCATTGCCTGCATATGGCCAACCTACCACATTAAGTAGTTCTTCCttgtttttgtgtattttttaaattgccaGCTCTGTTGTATAGTCAAAAGTCTCCTTCTGGTAATGTGAGCCTTCTACTCCCAGTTCTAACTTTTAGACACAAACAGAACCAATTTGCTCCATCATCAGTAGGGAtaactcttcagatatttgaggaTGGCTATCGTATTGCCTTTCAAGGTCGATTCCTGAGGTCACGCATCTCCAACACGTTCAGCCTTTCCTCTTGGTGTTTGGTGTCTGGCTTCTGGTTTGCTGCTCATTTACTTCATGCAAAGCTTTGAAGCAAATTAATCTAGAGTTCAATTCTGAGAATCTCTTAGCTGCTTTACAAGCAGCTTTTCATGCTATGGAAGTGAGGGAGATTCTACATTGGAGAAGTGATGCAGATTTCACATGTAAATACTTAGCATTTCTGTACACCTATTGGTGGCTTGCCTATTGCGGACATCAGACTAAAATGAGGGTTCTGTTTAGAACCAAGTGTTGGACTATTGAAACTTTCCTCCCAGTTACCATTATTGGCTTTTGAAAAACTGGTATCATCAGGGCCTAAGCCCAAAGTACATTTGAACTGGTAACTTGAGGAAGAAACTGCAGGGTGATGTTCATATAGTATACAGTCTTAGTAGATATGGCATTTAGCTGGCTGTGGCTGATGTCAAGAAGAGTTGGATTCCATTGGTATTTGGCAAACCAGGAAATCTTGGCACTATAGACTAGACTAGATAGTctaaaaaagaaggcaatggcaagctacttccacATTtataccataataataataataataataataataataataataataataataagtgcatgtaatcaccaggaatgAAGCATGGCTTGAGGAAATCCCTCAAACAAGACTTGAGGAAATTACCTTTTCTTTAGTAATCTAACTCAGAGGAAAGGAGGGAATACATGCTCCCTCTTTGCAACAAATAGCTAGGGGAAATCTGATGGTACTTAATTGTTCCTGTAAAAGTTTCAGTACTTTGTTGTCTGTTGGTTTGAGCAGATAGGAGACATTGCTCTGCTTGCACTTTGCTGCCAGTGGATTGCTTTTAAAAGGTGCATCAGTATGGTGTACTGCAATTCCCCACACAGCATGGGCCATTATTGAGAAGTTTGGAGAGTAAGGTCTGGGCATCAGGAATGAACTCTAGTCTAATGCAACCTTCCATGATCCAGGACGCTCCAAATGAGCTAGATTTTTGCAACTCTTAGAACATTTCAATTAGTGTGAGAAGGCCATGCTGATACCAGGTTGTAGAAGGCCACATTCATGGTAATCAGTGGTTTTCAGAGGTCACATAGCCTCTGTAAATCAAGGAGATAAACACATGTCCACTGGGGTCAACTTCGAAGGTGTCCACATACTGTACTAAGCATCCAAGTATCAAATATAATACTTGCTCCAAAATCACCAGAATCATATATTGAAATCATCTACTGATGGTAAAGCTACTATCTGGGCTACAAACATCTAGATGACTCTAGATGGCAACAAACATATTGCCGAAGTCTCTAACTGCTGCTCTCTAGTGGTCCTCTAGGCCTTTTGTAGCTGATGCTGTCTTCCAGATCAGAGATGCAAAAAGAGAGGACCTCTGGTCCCATTTTATTAATGTAAATCTATGTTAACTCACAAATCTCATTAATTTCTGCTCCAAGGCAACTGGGAAATTCCTGCAGAAAATTCCTTCTGAAAGCAGTagaattatttctgagtaaatatacatGGGATTGGATTTTAGTagacaaaattatttgtttaaatttgcCTCCCATGGTTGCCATTGTTTTATGGGACTTGCTCTGTTAATTACTTGTTGCATTTGATCTGTCTGAATATGTTGTAAACTGCTCTGGTATTACTGATGAAAGATGCTATagaattttaaaagacatttttaaaaaaaacaaacccagattACACTTGGCTGTTTCTGGAGAAGCCTGCTAAATTAGGAGAAACTTTAGTCTGGAGACAgtgtatacatacataaattgACTTAAAAGGTATTTTTCgaactcatacacacacatatacatagcCTAAACCTTTCTATTGAtagagataaatatttttagcagGGGTGGGTGTTCCCCAGATGTCCAAGTATGATAAAAGGATTCTAAGTCATTCCAAGACATGGGACATCTATATAAGTACTGATCATATTTAATAGTGTCCCCTTTGTTGTTTTTTGTGGTTCTAATTTTTATATCATAGGTAAATATTACATCGCTACTATGACAATGATCACTGCCTCCACAGCACTCACAATAATTATAATGAATATCCATTATTGTGGATCAGGAGCCAAGCCTGTCCCACAGTGGGCAAGGGTGGTCATTCTGGACTACATGTCAAAGATCTTCTTTGTTTATGAAGTTGGTGAAAACTGCACCAGTTTGCAGTGTGTCAAAGAGCAAGACTCAGAATCAAAAACAACATACACAAGTTCAAAAGAGCAAGGCAGGTCTGAAGGGAGAAAGCAACCCCTCAAGGGGAGAAGCAGTGACAGTGATCCCCTCAAGAAGCTGCTTGATGGAGGGAATGATGGTTATGGATCCCCACGTGAAACTGCAAGTGATCTCGTTGGCTGCTGCTCTTGTTATAGAACATTGATCAAGAATATTGAATATATTGCTAATTGTTTAAGGCACCACAGAGCCAACCACGCCAAAGGATTGGAATGGAAAAAGGTTGCAAAAGTGATGGACAGATTTTTCATGTGGATTTTTTTCATTATGGTCTTTCTCATGAGTGTTTTGATTATTGGTAAAgctctttaaggaaaaaaaatagataccaGGGCTGCAATCCAACTACATGTTTCCAGAGACACACCCATAATTATTTGAAGTCCTTTAGCCTAACAATGAAACTATTTTGAGTTTAATCTAGCATTTGATTCTGCCCCATCAGTGAGCAGAACATGTACATTTAGGATTTATTTGagtctgcaattttttttatcccgcctctatttttttaataaataactcaaggcggcaaacataccaaatactccttcctcctcctattttccccacaacaaccaccctgtgaggtgggttgggctgagagagagggactggcccaaggtcacccagccggctttgaaACATTAAATTTTGAAATAAGTTCAGGCAAATGAGTTCAGAACAATCATTCTTATGTTTAGCTTGCATACGTGATACAAATATCTTGGCTGGTATTTGAGAGCCTTCAGAAATTTACCAACTCCAAGAAAAGTTGATGCTGTAGAGAACAAAATGTTTGATTTGAACAAGTCCATATTCCAATTCACACTGAATTTATTTCATGGCAGAGTGCAAATTATTCTTTCTCAAGATTAACATAAGCATAAAATAATCTGCTTGTATATCAAGTCATTCTCTGGAACTGAAGGAGTGGGGGGCATAATTGTGATAAATAGGATATAAGGAACATAACAAATTTAGaataaatataggaaaatattAGAATCCAATGTGTTTTGAAAAAATGCATGTCTTTTGGAGCAATataatacaaaattataaaaataaaaaccaataacAATAATTGTAAGTTATAAATCTATAACTACATTTGtctctctttgttttgttttgctgttgtcTTCACTTTTATCTCCACACCTGTCCACCAATATTCTCCTCTCTTTTTCCACCTTTTAAAGTTACGTTAATAGTGTGTGTGTAACCC
Coding sequences within it:
- the CHRNA9 gene encoding neuronal acetylcholine receptor subunit alpha-9, encoding MLQGTDAAQGKYAQMLFNELFENYSNALRPVEDTDMVLNVTLQITLSQIKDMDERNQILTAYLWIRQTWYDAYLKWDKDQYDGLDSIQIPSNLVWRPDIVLYNKADDDFSEAVNTNIVLRYDGKITWDAPAITKSSCVVDVSYFPFDSQQCNLTFGSWTYNGNQVDIFNTLDSGDLSDFIEDVEWEIHGMPAVKNVITYGCCSEPYPDATFTVILKRKSSFYIFNLLLPCLLISFLAPLGFYLPADSGEKVSLGVTVLLALTVFQLMVAESMPPSENVPLIGKYYIATMTMITASTALTIIIMNIHYCGSGAKPVPQWARVVILDYMSKIFFVYEVGENCTSLQCVKEQDSESKTTYTSSKEQGRSEGRKQPLKGRSSDSDPLKKLLDGGNDGYGSPRETASDLVGCCSCYRTLIKNIEYIANCLRHHRANHAKGLEWKKVAKVMDRFFMWIFFIMVFLMSVLIIGKAL